Proteins encoded in a region of the Chryseobacterium piperi genome:
- a CDS encoding lipocalin family protein, whose protein sequence is MKNFQKIAIPISLGVLGALLIHSCSVRIPKGAVAVNHFNADKYLGKWYEIARFDYKFEKDMDNVTATYSKNPDGSIRVDNKGYNYVKKEWKESIGEARFVKDKTEARLKVSFFKPIWAGYNVIDIDDDYQYALVAGNNLKYLWILSRSTTIPESIKQRFLEKARKIGYHTDDLIWVKHDL, encoded by the coding sequence ATGAAAAATTTTCAGAAAATTGCGATACCAATCTCTCTGGGTGTTTTAGGAGCCCTACTTATTCATTCATGTTCGGTAAGAATCCCAAAAGGTGCAGTTGCCGTCAACCATTTTAACGCAGACAAGTATCTTGGAAAATGGTATGAAATTGCCCGTTTCGATTATAAATTTGAGAAAGATATGGATAACGTAACGGCTACCTATTCTAAAAATCCTGACGGAAGTATTCGTGTTGATAATAAGGGATATAATTATGTAAAGAAAGAATGGAAGGAGTCTATTGGAGAAGCGAGATTTGTCAAAGATAAGACTGAGGCACGCTTGAAAGTTTCTTTCTTTAAGCCAATATGGGCAGGATATAATGTAATAGATATTGATGATGACTATCAATACGCTTTGGTAGCCGGAAACAATTTAAAATACCTTTGGATATTATCCCGTTCCACTACCATTCCTGAAAGCATAAAACAACGATTCTTAGAAAAAGCAAGAAAAATAGGATATCATACTGATGATCTGATCTGGGTGAAGCATGATTTGTGA
- a CDS encoding LytR/AlgR family response regulator transcription factor, protein MKIKAVIIDDEAIARDVLRNYLTKYCPQIEILGEAENIKDAVPLIAEKQPQLVFLDVEMPYGNAFDVLEATKDFSYETIFITAFSQYSLQALNKSASYYILKPIDIQELILAVNKVAESLEKKEELNRNKILLENLKLKPEKQQLILPTLQGFDVVKTEDILRLQADGNFTQVYLVDGSKKMVCRFLKHFDDLLETPFVRVHRSHIINIHFVKSYHKSGTVTLSDDAEIEVSNTFKDAFLKVFS, encoded by the coding sequence ATGAAAATAAAAGCTGTTATTATAGATGACGAGGCTATTGCCAGGGATGTTCTAAGGAACTATCTCACAAAATACTGTCCTCAGATTGAAATTCTTGGAGAAGCTGAGAATATAAAAGATGCGGTACCTCTCATAGCTGAAAAACAGCCGCAGCTTGTTTTTCTGGATGTTGAAATGCCTTATGGAAATGCCTTTGATGTATTGGAAGCAACCAAAGACTTTTCTTATGAAACCATTTTTATTACTGCTTTTTCACAATACTCTTTACAGGCACTTAATAAATCGGCCAGCTATTATATTTTGAAGCCGATTGATATTCAGGAGCTTATTTTAGCAGTTAATAAAGTGGCGGAAAGTCTGGAAAAGAAAGAAGAACTGAACCGGAATAAGATTTTACTTGAAAACTTAAAATTGAAACCTGAAAAGCAACAACTGATTCTTCCTACGTTACAGGGATTTGATGTGGTGAAAACAGAAGATATTCTCAGGTTGCAGGCAGATGGTAATTTCACACAGGTTTATCTTGTCGATGGTTCCAAAAAGATGGTCTGCCGGTTTCTGAAACATTTTGATGATTTGTTGGAAACACCATTTGTCAGAGTACATCGTTCCCATATTATCAATATACATTTTGTGAAATCATATCACAAAAGCGGAACAGTTACTCTTTCGGATGATGCAGAAATTGAAGTCTCTAATACGTTTAAAGATGCTTTTCTAAAAGTGTTTTCTTAG
- a CDS encoding tetratricopeptide repeat-containing sensor histidine kinase: MKLFLKIILIMTLAMGSFSFAQDSTRVSKALKSASKFQKAVDNNDNKAVADTYVGMANDYYNQGNYPKSEEYLIKARNLYQNLNDKQNLEKVTRRLAQSQERQNKITPAIMNYGRAAKIGYSKENQAVNSNDAARLSSPSQEVKLEAIQNNIDISQKESEKGELAASYSQMADVNIQQNNIPKAEENLNNAFQLSKKQAPQQALEINQKLTNFYIENKKFDKAIKAKKEVLKEDFVKDNSQKKVEQLQELADIYLKKNDTEEAIGLFKNAYYIAIEKGHTMEAQKSVKKLDSLYNVSGNTNASVTLYRDFLGKLPDLVSKDRSLVDNKILEDTEQRISQLEKERELKDELIRKKNVFNYSLIGALVVLLALIGFIFWTLRKVQTKNKKIALQSLRREMNPHFIFNSLNSVNQFIATNNELEANQYLTKFSKLMRGVMENSAEDFIPFQQEIDLLQNYLALEKTRFSDKFDYEIEVDENLNQQSLQIPGMLVQPFLENAIWHGLRYRKEKGFLKLRFEKSNDHLKIIIEDNGIGIEESKKLKTQHQKAREGRGMKNTLERITLLNDLYKKDINCKIIDKQNKQGVTVEVSYKL, encoded by the coding sequence GTGAAACTATTTTTAAAAATTATATTGATCATGACGTTGGCGATGGGAAGTTTTTCCTTCGCACAGGATTCTACAAGGGTTTCAAAAGCCCTTAAATCGGCTTCAAAATTTCAAAAGGCAGTTGATAATAATGATAATAAGGCAGTTGCAGATACCTACGTAGGAATGGCTAATGATTATTACAACCAGGGAAATTATCCTAAAAGTGAAGAGTATCTGATCAAAGCCCGAAATCTATATCAAAATCTTAATGATAAACAAAATCTTGAAAAGGTAACCCGAAGACTGGCACAATCCCAGGAAAGGCAAAATAAAATAACACCTGCTATAATGAATTACGGGCGTGCTGCTAAAATAGGATACTCTAAAGAAAATCAGGCGGTTAACTCAAACGATGCAGCCAGGCTTTCTTCTCCTTCGCAGGAAGTGAAATTAGAAGCTATTCAAAATAATATTGATATCAGTCAGAAAGAAAGTGAAAAAGGAGAGCTTGCTGCAAGTTACAGCCAGATGGCGGATGTCAATATCCAGCAGAATAACATTCCAAAAGCTGAAGAGAATCTAAATAATGCCTTTCAGCTTTCTAAAAAACAGGCTCCTCAGCAAGCGTTGGAAATTAATCAGAAACTCACTAATTTTTACATAGAAAACAAAAAATTTGATAAGGCCATTAAAGCTAAAAAAGAAGTTTTAAAAGAAGATTTTGTAAAAGATAATTCACAAAAAAAGGTTGAGCAGCTCCAGGAGCTAGCCGACATTTATCTGAAAAAAAATGACACAGAAGAAGCTATAGGCCTGTTTAAAAATGCTTATTATATCGCTATAGAAAAAGGACATACCATGGAAGCACAAAAAAGTGTGAAGAAGTTGGACAGTCTTTATAATGTTTCTGGTAATACGAATGCTTCAGTAACGTTGTACAGAGATTTTTTAGGAAAGTTGCCGGATCTGGTATCTAAAGACAGAAGCCTGGTTGATAATAAAATCCTTGAAGATACAGAACAACGAATTTCTCAACTGGAAAAGGAGAGGGAGCTCAAAGATGAATTAATCCGTAAGAAAAATGTTTTTAATTATAGTCTCATCGGAGCATTGGTGGTATTATTAGCTTTAATAGGCTTTATTTTCTGGACACTGAGAAAAGTCCAGACTAAAAATAAGAAAATCGCGCTGCAGTCGCTTCGTCGGGAAATGAATCCCCATTTTATTTTTAACAGCCTGAATAGTGTTAACCAGTTTATTGCAACCAACAATGAACTCGAAGCAAATCAATATCTCACCAAGTTTTCAAAACTGATGCGAGGTGTCATGGAAAACTCGGCTGAGGATTTTATCCCGTTTCAACAGGAAATAGATCTGCTGCAAAACTATCTGGCATTGGAAAAAACACGTTTTTCGGATAAGTTTGATTATGAAATTGAAGTAGATGAAAATTTAAATCAGCAAAGTCTTCAGATCCCCGGAATGCTCGTGCAGCCGTTTTTAGAAAATGCCATTTGGCATGGATTAAGGTACAGGAAAGAAAAAGGATTCTTAAAATTACGCTTTGAAAAAAGTAATGATCATTTGAAAATCATTATTGAAGATAATGGAATTGGTATTGAAGAAAGCAAAAAGCTAAAGACGCAACATCAAAAAGCCAGAGAAGGACGGGGAATGAAAAATACCCTGGAAAGGATTACCTTACTGAACGATTTGTATAAAAAAGATATCAATTGTAAAATAATTGACAAGCAAAATAAACAAGGGGTTACAGTAGAAGTAAGTTATAAGTTATGA
- a CDS encoding amidohydrolase family protein yields MKPHYYLLFTLYFLINKAYAQTYIQNVTVVDVINKKLIPAQTVVIKENIIAEIKSAKKIKTPQNVTVINGTGKFLMPGMTDAHVHFFQSGGLYTRPDVLDLRKHVPYEKEIDFVHHHMEDFLLRYLKSGITSVVDAGATYNFLTLRNSFAKKADLPSVYMTGPLITTYEPEAFKNLDKNEPFKLVHSIEEAKKLVQEQLPYKPDFIKIWYIVTAKGKETETAARKYEPIIKAIIDEAHKNNLKVAVHATERITAQIAVENGAEFLVHNIEDEVVPDSFIKLLQSKKVILSPTLTVMDNYYKTYAQKKNYNTYELENANPDAIGSMYDVKHLSGTADSIMLNKLKKRFNLPQINAYTSKVDSIRFINLKRLADGGVTIAAGTDAGNIGTQHASSFIAELKAMKETGMSNWQVLQSATINPAKIFNKENTSGSIAAGKTADMVLLSSDPSNNLDHLTQIEMVFKNGRPMQVDKIVKIIPETLVQQQVNGYNARNIEAFLEPYAEDVELYTFPNKLISKGKEAMRKSYDAMFQRLPDLHCEIVNRIINGNFVIDKESVSGLNRPGKIEATAIYEIKNNAISKVYFLP; encoded by the coding sequence ATGAAACCACATTATTATCTACTATTCACCCTATATTTTCTCATTAATAAGGCTTATGCACAAACTTATATCCAAAACGTAACGGTAGTAGATGTGATTAATAAAAAACTAATTCCTGCCCAGACTGTTGTTATTAAGGAAAACATTATTGCAGAAATCAAGTCTGCCAAAAAGATCAAAACACCACAAAATGTAACGGTTATTAATGGTACAGGTAAGTTTTTAATGCCCGGAATGACGGATGCCCATGTGCATTTTTTTCAAAGTGGTGGTCTATATACAAGACCGGATGTACTGGACCTGAGAAAACATGTTCCTTATGAAAAAGAGATCGATTTTGTCCATCATCATATGGAAGATTTTTTATTGCGTTATCTTAAAAGTGGAATTACCTCCGTAGTAGATGCCGGTGCGACTTACAATTTTCTCACTCTTCGTAATTCGTTTGCAAAGAAAGCTGATTTACCGTCAGTATATATGACCGGACCTCTTATTACGACTTATGAACCGGAGGCATTCAAAAACCTTGATAAAAATGAACCTTTTAAATTGGTTCATTCTATTGAGGAAGCCAAAAAACTGGTTCAGGAACAGCTTCCATACAAGCCGGATTTTATCAAAATATGGTACATCGTCACTGCAAAAGGAAAGGAAACCGAAACTGCAGCCCGAAAATATGAACCTATTATAAAAGCAATTATTGATGAAGCACATAAAAATAATCTTAAGGTAGCCGTACATGCTACTGAAAGAATCACTGCTCAAATTGCAGTAGAAAACGGCGCTGAATTTCTGGTTCATAATATAGAAGATGAGGTCGTACCGGACAGCTTTATAAAGCTCCTGCAATCCAAAAAAGTAATATTAAGTCCCACTTTAACAGTAATGGATAATTATTACAAAACATATGCACAGAAAAAGAATTATAATACATACGAATTAGAAAATGCAAATCCGGATGCCATCGGCTCTATGTATGATGTAAAGCATTTGTCCGGCACAGCGGATTCCATCATGCTGAACAAGCTGAAGAAACGCTTCAACCTCCCTCAGATCAATGCATACACATCAAAGGTAGATTCTATCCGGTTTATTAATTTGAAAAGACTTGCTGATGGCGGGGTAACTATTGCCGCTGGAACAGATGCCGGAAATATAGGTACCCAGCACGCTTCCTCTTTCATAGCTGAGCTTAAAGCTATGAAAGAAACTGGAATGAGCAACTGGCAGGTTTTACAATCTGCAACCATTAATCCTGCTAAAATATTTAATAAAGAAAATACTTCCGGAAGTATTGCTGCCGGCAAAACTGCAGATATGGTTCTTCTCAGCTCTGATCCCTCAAATAACTTAGACCACCTTACTCAAATAGAAATGGTCTTCAAAAACGGACGGCCCATGCAAGTTGATAAGATTGTGAAAATAATTCCCGAAACTCTTGTACAACAACAGGTAAACGGTTACAATGCCAGAAATATTGAGGCCTTTCTTGAACCTTATGCAGAAGATGTTGAGCTTTACACCTTTCCGAACAAGTTAATAAGTAAAGGAAAAGAAGCCATGAGAAAAAGTTATGACGCTATGTTCCAAAGATTACCTGATCTTCATTGTGAAATTGTAAACAGGATTATCAATGGCAATTTTGTGATCGACAAAGAAAGCGTTTCCGGATTAAACCGCCCGGGAAAAATAGAAGCAACCGCTATTTACGAAATTAAAAACAACGCAATTTCAAAGGTTTACTTTTTACCTTAA
- a CDS encoding SIMPL domain-containing protein, with product MKLRHFLLIGLFTAGSFINAQEVKKNAIEVTGVAEMEVEPDEIIFNIGIKADNKNELADNEKKLFETLKSNGVKNEDITFKSMYQNIYSKTTKFTKSFQFKVNAKTNLSKVFEGLNQKWVSSLNIAEVKNTKIAEFRKVVKINALKAAKEKADYLLESMGKKTGSPIEIVEIEDYTSDTVMPMAAYARKSSNVQLEADAGVDYSFDNIENIKLKYSIKTRYEIL from the coding sequence ATGAAATTAAGACATTTTTTATTAATCGGACTCTTTACAGCAGGTAGTTTTATCAATGCGCAGGAAGTAAAGAAAAATGCAATTGAAGTAACAGGCGTTGCTGAAATGGAAGTGGAACCGGATGAGATTATCTTCAATATCGGAATAAAAGCTGACAATAAAAATGAGCTTGCCGATAACGAAAAGAAATTATTTGAAACCTTAAAAAGTAATGGGGTAAAAAACGAAGACATCACCTTCAAATCGATGTACCAGAATATTTATTCCAAAACAACAAAATTTACTAAAAGCTTCCAGTTTAAGGTAAATGCCAAAACAAACCTCAGCAAGGTTTTTGAAGGTCTCAATCAAAAATGGGTAAGCAGTCTGAATATTGCCGAGGTAAAAAATACCAAAATTGCAGAATTCAGAAAGGTTGTAAAAATCAATGCCCTAAAAGCTGCCAAGGAAAAAGCAGATTATTTGTTGGAAAGCATGGGTAAAAAGACAGGAAGCCCTATTGAAATTGTAGAAATAGAAGATTATACAAGCGATACGGTAATGCCTATGGCTGCCTATGCCAGAAAATCCAGCAACGTACAGTTAGAAGCTGATGCAGGAGTAGATTATTCTTTTGATAATATCGAAAATATCAAATTGAAATACAGCATCAAGACAAGGTATGAAATACTTTAA
- a CDS encoding VWA domain-containing protein, whose amino-acid sequence MTTFKILTIAVGTLFLSSGNIKAHQPGIKNGSADRKKISAQNTPAGRENKIQVALLLDTSNSMDGLIDQAKSRLWNIVNTLTTLKYNGQAPQIEIALYEYGNDGIRDENFIRQVTPLTQDLDLVSEKLFALKTNGGNEYCGAVIRDATMNLNWDRNDKSMKLIYIAGNEPFDQGKINYKEVISSAKAKGIYTNTIFCGDRNEGIQSLWQSGAITGNGKYFNINSDQKVRYIETPYDIRISECNSKLNDTYIYYGRKGSEYKSNQMIQDRNAGMLSASNAVERTVAKAQKNAYQNEHWDLVDKAEKDVNFIATIKESELPAELKGKSKEEVKKAVALKSSEREKIQKEIGELSKKRQDYIDREIKKRGNTDSDDLGKAIEKSILELAKKNGYSS is encoded by the coding sequence ATGACAACTTTTAAAATTTTAACAATAGCAGTAGGGACCCTTTTTTTGAGCTCAGGTAATATAAAAGCACATCAGCCCGGAATTAAAAACGGTTCGGCTGACCGCAAAAAAATATCGGCACAAAACACTCCTGCCGGAAGAGAAAATAAAATTCAGGTAGCCCTTTTACTGGACACGTCCAACAGCATGGATGGACTGATTGACCAGGCAAAATCCAGACTTTGGAATATCGTCAATACTTTAACCACCCTGAAGTACAACGGCCAGGCTCCACAAATAGAGATCGCTTTGTATGAATATGGAAATGATGGAATCCGTGATGAAAACTTCATCCGACAGGTAACCCCATTAACCCAGGACCTGGATCTGGTTTCAGAAAAATTATTTGCATTGAAAACCAATGGTGGTAACGAATATTGTGGAGCTGTTATCAGAGATGCGACTATGAACCTAAACTGGGATCGCAATGATAAAAGTATGAAATTGATCTACATTGCCGGCAACGAGCCTTTTGATCAGGGAAAGATTAATTACAAAGAAGTCATTTCATCTGCAAAAGCTAAAGGAATCTATACCAATACTATTTTTTGCGGTGACAGAAATGAAGGGATTCAATCTTTGTGGCAAAGTGGAGCGATTACAGGTAACGGAAAGTATTTTAATATTAATAGTGATCAGAAAGTAAGGTATATTGAAACGCCTTATGATATCCGGATTTCAGAATGTAATTCGAAGCTTAATGATACTTATATTTATTATGGAAGAAAAGGCTCTGAATATAAAAGCAATCAAATGATACAGGATAGAAATGCCGGAATGCTATCGGCTTCCAATGCTGTGGAAAGAACCGTAGCTAAAGCCCAAAAGAATGCTTATCAAAATGAGCATTGGGATTTGGTGGATAAAGCTGAAAAGGATGTCAATTTTATTGCAACAATTAAAGAGAGCGAGCTTCCGGCTGAATTAAAAGGTAAAAGCAAGGAAGAGGTAAAAAAAGCTGTTGCTCTAAAGTCCAGTGAACGTGAAAAAATCCAGAAGGAGATTGGAGAGCTTTCTAAAAAACGCCAGGATTATATTGACAGGGAAATAAAAAAACGAGGAAATACAGATTCGGATGATCTTGGGAAAGCTATTGAAAAATCAATTCTGGAACTGGCAAAAAAGAATGGATATAGCTCATAA